Genomic DNA from Heteronotia binoei isolate CCM8104 ecotype False Entrance Well chromosome 8, APGP_CSIRO_Hbin_v1, whole genome shotgun sequence:
AGTAGCTCTCGTATCGCTCCGAGTTCTGATCCAGCTCCTGCAAGAAGAGGGCCAGCCCTTGCACGGTGGGGAAGTCGTCGATGTGGATGAACGAACCGGGGGGCAAGTAGAGCTCGTAGTTCTTGCGAGGCGGCCCGCAGACCACCGGCACGGTTTCCGCCAGCAGGGCCGTCTTCCAGAGTTTTTCGGTGATGTAGTCCTCGTGCACGGAGTTTTCAAAGGCCAGGTAGAACTTATACTGGGATAAAACTTTGATTTGCtttttctgaggaagaggtgagTGCTGGTATCCGTAGACGTCCACGTGGATGTACTTCTTCAGCTCCTGGTAGTACCGGACTCGGAGAGAGGACGGATTCCATTTGCTCACAACCCATGCCACCAACTTGGTCTTGAGCGGGACCGTGACGTTCCGGGGCTCTGGGAGGACTTCCAGCCACCCGTAAGGGGTGAAGATGTCGGAATCTCTCCGATAGGACATGGTGAGGTTGAAGCGGTTGTCCATGAGGTGTACGTTGCGGGTATAGGTGGGGGGCTCCAGATTGAACCAGATCCAGAGCTGAGAGGGCGGCCTCAGGCGACGGGGGAGGAACCGAGGGCTCTTGCACACGTCAAAATGGTGGACGATCACAGCGTCGGCGACGGGGTACCACAGGCGGTTCGCTGTGATGTGGCAGTCGGGAATGCCCAGGAGCTCCGAGCATTTTTCGATGGGGAAGCGGCCCCCAAAGGGCCACGTCCACAGCAGGACAGTGAGATTGGGGGCCCTGGGGACCTGAGCAGGTTGAGGCTGCAGTGGGGAGGAGGTGGTCCCAGAGTTGCAGACGTAGGAAAAAAGCATCACGCTCAGGCCTTGGAGGAGCAGGAAAGTGAAGGCTAGCCAGGTGGCTGGGATGTTCCTGTCTCTGAAGAAATCCATGGACACGCCTGAAAAGAGCAGAGGGGATAGAGCAAGCAGGGGTCCCCGACGTGGTACCCGTGGGCattttcctggcacctgccatatgtagggttgccaggtacaactcagaaaatatcaggGACCttggcgtggagccaggagattttcccattccctaaaataaaaaaaaatcagtgccattcccctgaatgcagtcttcatttcctctccccccagcAGCTAAATGTCCACTAAATGTAAGTGAATATActctcacaaaacagccaaaataaacacaaatggCAAGCACGCAcctttgtgatctcattggggcaattaactcatgggagttgctgaatgtaaccatttgctgcatttcaaccaacttcttcagactaataggaaaatgaaagaacaccctagggcaggggtggccagcggtagctctccagatggtttttttttgcctacaactcccatcagccccagccagcatatggaagaaaggttaaaacgcttggggctctttagcttggagaaacgtcaactgcggggtgacatgatagaggtttacaagattatgcatgggatggagaaagcagagaaagaagtccttttctctcacaatacaagaactggtgggcattcaaatgaaattgctgagccatcgggttagaacagataaaaggaggtacttcttcacccaaagggtgattaacatgtggaattcactgccacaggaggtggcggcggctacaagcatagccagcttcaagaggatagataggttagataaaaatatggagcagaggttcatcagtggctattagccacagtgtgtgtgtgtgtgcatatatataaatttttggccactgtgtgacacagagtgttggactggatgggccactggcctgatccaacagggcttctcttctgttcttatgtgacacagagtgttggactggagaggccattggcctgatccaacatggcttctcttatgttctt
This window encodes:
- the LOC132575796 gene encoding 3-galactosyl-N-acetylglucosaminide 4-alpha-L-fucosyltransferase FUT3-like — encoded protein: MDFFRDRNIPATWLAFTFLLLQGLSVMLFSYVCNSGTTSSPLQPQPAQVPRAPNLTVLLWTWPFGGRFPIEKCSELLGIPDCHITANRLWYPVADAVIVHHFDVCKSPRFLPRRLRPPSQLWIWFNLEPPTYTRNVHLMDNRFNLTMSYRRDSDIFTPYGWLEVLPEPRNVTVPLKTKLVAWVVSKWNPSSLRVRYYQELKKYIHVDVYGYQHSPLPQKKQIKVLSQYKFYLAFENSVHEDYITEKLWKTALLAETVPVVCGPPRKNYELYLPPGSFIHIDDFPTVQGLALFLQELDQNSERYESYFQWRSWLTPVKTTTWSLHLCRACRALQGNSVRYQTVSALSKWFR